The Oxyura jamaicensis isolate SHBP4307 breed ruddy duck chromosome 24, BPBGC_Ojam_1.0, whole genome shotgun sequence genome contains a region encoding:
- the PHLDB1 gene encoding pleckstrin homology-like domain family B member 1 isoform X10, which translates to MEASSRTAASPTCRVQTIIQNSPLDLIDTGKGLKVQTEKPHLVSLGSGRLSTAITLLPLEEGRTTIGTAAKDIVLQGPGLAPEHCYIENARGTLTLHPCGNACAIDGVKIQRPTRLTQGCTICLGQATFLRFNHPAEAKWMKSMIPAGGRSPAAVYGLPAKPEALVNGSRQLPLHELAVGERAQPSHSSLVSSIEKDLQEIMDSLVLEEPASPGKKPSPPGHSPLCSVVNGGGRCLLSPPLSPGATSGGSSYENASPPFSPLSSPTSSGGYASHSPSSQEQGPAMPPVVPLRSSSYNHTVQPPLKRLPALPYGGHSETRPAESPHAWQAIPDSPTAPISIGLGEHRAGSPRTQPSGSPRLAPRTLGSLVPRARAALQERPPSPFREPRDPPAPSPARQPAARVLPDAAGPLHSSQSSRGLQPPDSPRAARRTVESMRELPPLSPSLSRRAASPRAAPDAPSPQPRLGREVPGSPRTRRKGHDELSPAAGRSSRAGSPSSPLLAEPAPRRPSFGSCLSPAYSLGSLAMPSPQQSPRTQRKLSGDMRLPAGVRERKNSITEISDNEDDLLEYHRRQREERMREQEMERLERQRLETILNLCAEYTKTDGVELSDVPQLLAGDVDAGRQAPRGTGTAGLGCAPEELGVLRQRESLERSDEENLKEECSSTESTHHEHEELVGPRAKEAHRLEEERACVLSRLDELKGHVKDLEQQLQEMLREAEMERALLQGERESEAVRLQQEQEVVQQLQEKLSSLDASIQKERDKEAEALETETKLFEDLEFQQLERESRLEEERETRSQQLLQSRAEYHRSIAQRKDRVAALDAQAAQIHLQSAQEAERLAKERINILQLLQKEKEKLVSLERRYQLVTGGRSFPKMSSALKEMEKQLPGGPTWLLPLDLEKWYQEVMAGFETSSSPVSPCSSPPPLPAKAHSSQKSLQVYRAKMEGDSGALPPRMKSSTPSCSQLNISMLGRSPSPKAPLHTQSHAGSLPRNLAATLQDIETKRQLALQQKGQQVIEEQKRRLAELKQKAAAEAQSQWEALHGQPPFPTSYPPLMHHSILHHHHAHSVGPRAEEQDHAYDTLSLESSDSMETSISTGNNSACSPDNMSSASGMDTGKIEEMEKMLKEAHAEKSRLMESREREMELRRQALEDERRRREQLERRLQDETTRRQKLVEKEVKLREKHFSQARPLTRYLPIRKEDFDLRLHIESSGHSVDTCYHVILTEKMCKGYLVKMGGKIKSWKKRWFVFDRMKRTVSYYVDKHETKLKGVIYFQAIEEVYYDHLRSAAKSPNPALTFCVKTHDRLYYVVAPSAEAMRIWMDVIVTGAEGYTQFMS; encoded by the exons GTTGCACCATCTGCCTGGGCCAGGCGACCTTCCTGCGCTTCAACCATCCTGCTGAAGCCAAGTGGATGAAGAGCATGATCCCAGCAGGGggcaggagccctgcagccGTCTACGGACTGCCAGCAA agcccGAGGCCCTGGTGAACGGCAGCCGCCAGCTGCCCCTGCACGAGCTAGCGGTGGGGGAGcgtgcccagcccagccacagTTCCCTGGTGAGCTCCATTGAGAAGGACCTGCAGGAAATCATGGACTcgctggtgctggaggagccAGCGTCCCCTGGCAAGAAGCCGTCTCCCCCCGGCCATTCCCCACTGTGCTCCGTGGTGAATGGGGGTGGGCGCTGCCTCCTGTCCCCCCCACTGAGCCCCGGCGCCACCTCGGGGGGCTCCAGCTATGAGAACGCCTCGCCGCCGTTCTCGCCACTCTCCTCGCCCACCAGCAGCGGTGGCTACGCCAGCCATTcacccagcagccaggagcaggggccGGCCATGCCCCCTGTTGTGCCGCTCCGCTCCTCCAGCTACAACCACACCGTGCAGCCCCCCCTGAAGCGCCTGCCGGCACTGCCCTATGGGGGCCACAGCGAGACGCGGCCGGCAGAGAGCCCTCATGCTTGGCAGGCCATCCCAGacagccccacggcccccaTCTCCATCGGCCTTGGGGAGCACAGGGCAGGCAGCCCCCGCACTCAGCCGTCTGGGAGCCCCCGGCTGGCCCCCAGGACCCTGGGCTCCTTGGTGCCGCGGGCAcgggcagccctgcaggagcggccccccagccccttcagGGAGCCGAGggaccccccagcccccagccctgcccggcagcctgcagccagggTTCTCCCAGATGCTGCAGGGCCATTacacagcagccagagcagccgtgggctgcagccccccgaCAGCCCGCGGGCAGCCCGGAGGACTGTGGAGAGCATGCGGGAGCTGCCTCCGCTGAGCCCCTCCTTGTCGCgcagggctgccagcccccgggcagccccggaTGCCCCATCCCCACAGCCCCGGCTGGGCAGAGAGGTTCCTGGCAGCCCCCGCACCAGGCGCAAGGGCCATGACGAGCTGAGCCCcgcagcagggaggagcagcagggctgggagcccctCATCTCCGCTGTTGGCAGAGCCAGCTCCGCGCCGCCCCAGCTTTGGCTCCTGCCTGAGCCCTGCATACAGCCTGGGCTCCCTGGCCATGCCCTcgccccagcagagcccccgcACCCAGCGTAAGCTATCGGGGGACATGCGGCTGCCAGCGGGTGTGCGGGAACGCAAGAACAGCATCACTGAGATCAGCGACAATGAGGACGACCTGCTGGAGTACCACCGGCGGCAGCGTGAGGAGCGGATGCGAGAGCAGGAGATGGAGCGCCTG GAGCGGCAGCGCCTGGAGACTATCCTGAATCTCTGTGCCGAGTACACCAAGACGGATGGCGTGGAGCTGAGCGAtgtgccccagctcctggctggggaTGTGGATGCTGGCCGGCAGGCACCCAGGGGCACTGGCACcgcagggctgggctgtgccccAGAGGAGCTGGGTGTGCTGCGGCAGAGGGAGAGCCTGGAGAGGTCGGATGAGGAGAACCTGAAAGAAGAGTGTAGCAGCACTGAGAGCACCCACCACGAG CATGAGGAGCTGGTGGGCCCCCGGGCCAAGGAGGCACACCGGCTGGAGGAGGAGCGAGCCTGCGTGCTCAGTCGCCTGGATGAGCTGAAAGGCCATGTCAAGGACCTTGAGCAACAGCTGCAGGAGATGTTGCGAGAG GCGGAGATGGAGcgggctctgctgcagggcGAGCGGGAGTCAGAGGCAGTgcggctgcagcaggagcaggaggtggtgcAGCAACTGCAGGAGAAGCTCTCCAGCCTGGACGCCAGCATCCAGAAGGAGCGGGACAAG GAAGCGGAAGCCCTGGAGACGGAGACCAAGCTGTTTGAGGACCTGGAGTTCCAACAGCTGGAGAGGGAGAGCCGGCTCGAGGAGGAGCGTGAGACAcggagccagcagctcctgcagagcagggctgagtACCATCGCAGCATTGCCCAAAGGAAG GACCGGGTGGCTGCCCTGGATGCTCAGGCTGCCCAGATCCATCTGCAGAGTGCCCAGGAGGCTGAACGCCTGGCCAAGGAGAGGATCAacatcctgcagctcctgcagaag GAGAAGGAGAAGCTTGTTTCTCTGGAGAGGCGATACCAGCTCGTCACAGGTGGCAGGAGCTTCCCCAAGATGTCATCAGCACTCAAAGAG ATGGAGAAGCAGCTTCCAGGGGGCCCAACGTGGCTCCTGCCTCTTGATTTAGAGAAGTGGTACCAGGAGGTCATGGCTGGCTTTGagacctcctcctcccctgtcTCTCCTtgttcttcccctcctccacTTCCAGCTAAAGCTCACTCTTCTCAAAAGTCTCTCCAG GTCTATCGTGCCAAAATGGAGGGTGACAGTGGTGCGCTGCCCCCTCGGATGAAGAGCAGCACCCCGTCATGCTCGCAGCTCAATATCTCCATGCTGGGGCGCAGCCCCTCACCCAAG GCCCCTCTGCACACCCAGAGCCATGCAGGCAGCTTGCCACGCAACCTGGCGGCCACGCTGCAGGACATCGAGACCAAGCGCcagctggccctgcagcagAAGG GTCAGCAGGTGATCGAGGAGCAGAAGCGGCGCCTGGCAgagctgaagcagaaagcagcagctgaggctcAGTCACAGTGGGAAGCCCTGCACGGGCAaccccccttccccacctcctaCCCCCCCCTCATGCATCACTCCATCCTCCATCACCACCATGCCCACAGCGTGGGGCCCCGGGCTGAGGAGCAGGACCACGCGTATGACACCCTCAGCCTGGAGAGCTCGGACAGCATGGAGACCAGCATCTCCACAGGCAACAACTCGGCCTGCTCACCTGATAACATGTCCAG CGCGAGTGGGATGGACACAGGAAAGATCGAGGAGATGGAGAAGATGCTGAAGGAGGCGCACGCTGAGAAGTCGCGGCTCATGGAGTCCCGG gAACGGGAGATGGAGCTGCGGCGGCAGGCGCTGGAGGATGAGCGCCGGCGCCGGGAGCAGCTGGAGCGCCGGCTGCAGGACGAGACCACGCGCCGGCAGAAGCTAGTGGAGAAGGAGGTCAAGCTGCGGGAGAAGCACTTCTCACAG GCTCGGCCCCTGACACGGTACCTCCCCATCCGCAAGGAGGATTTTGACCTGCGGCTGCACATCGAGTCCTCAGGACACAGCGTGGACACCTGCTACCACGTCATCCTGACAGAGAAGATGTGCAAGGGCTACCTGGTTAAGATGGGGGGCAAGATAAAGTCTTGGAAGAAACGCTGGTTTGTCTTTGACCGCATGAAGCGCACGGTCTCCTACTACGTGG ATAAACATGAGACAAAGCTGAAGGGCGTCATCTACTTTCAAGCCATTGAAGAGGTTTACTACGACCACCTCCGCAGCGCTGCTAAG AGCCCCAACCCAGCGCTGACGTTCTGCGTGAAGACCCACGACCGCCTGTACTACGTGGTGGCCCCATCGGCCGAGGCCATGCGCATCTGGATGGATGTCATCGTGACGGGGGCCGAGGGCTACACGCAGTTCATGAGCTGA
- the PHLDB1 gene encoding pleckstrin homology-like domain family B member 1 isoform X7, with translation MEASSRTAASPTCRVQTIIQNSPLDLIDTGKGLKVQTEKPHLVSLGSGRLSTAITLLPLEEGRTTIGTAAKDIVLQGPGLAPEHCYIENARGTLTLHPCGNACAIDGVKIQRPTRLTQGCTICLGQATFLRFNHPAEAKWMKSMIPAGGRSPAAVYGLPAKPEALVNGSRQLPLHELAVGERAQPSHSSLVSSIEKDLQEIMDSLVLEEPASPGKKPSPPGHSPLCSVVNGGGRCLLSPPLSPGATSGGSSYENASPPFSPLSSPTSSGGYASHSPSSQEQGPAMPPVVPLRSSSYNHTVQPPLKRLPALPYGGHSETRPAESPHAWQAIPDSPTAPISIGLGEHRAGSPRTQPSGSPRLAPRTLGSLVPRARAALQERPPSPFREPRDPPAPSPARQPAARVLPDAAGPLHSSQSSRGLQPPDSPRAARRTVESMRELPPLSPSLSRRAASPRAAPDAPSPQPRLGREVPGSPRTRRKGHDELSPAAGRSSRAGSPSSPLLAEPAPRRPSFGSCLSPAYSLGSLAMPSPQQSPRTQRKLSGDMRLPAGVRERKNSITEISDNEDDLLEYHRRQREERMREQEMERLERQRLETILNLCAEYTKTDGVELSDVPQLLAGDVDAGRQAPRGTGTAGLGCAPEELGVLRQRESLERSDEENLKEECSSTESTHHEHEELVGPRAKEAHRLEEERACVLSRLDELKGHVKDLEQQLQEMLREAEMERALLQGERESEAVRLQQEQEVVQQLQEKLSSLDASIQKERDKERAKVDAERKELEKLRALYNESKSHLDNCPESMREQLREQMRREAEALETETKLFEDLEFQQLERESRLEEERETRSQQLLQSRAEYHRSIAQRKDRVAALDAQAAQIHLQSAQEAERLAKERINILQLLQKEKEKLVSLERRYQLVTGGRSFPKMSSALKEETLHISEPYELLEGTKPLSPLPGAAASLASPSAQSYPKTQEEYMRLSDVFRFYSNAYGSSLDTKATAAAPAAAQRSFLLAVPSAANEVYRAKMEGDSGALPPRMKSSTPSCSQLNISMLGRSPSPKAPLHTQSHAGSLPRNLAATLQDIETKRQLALQQKADPLSAEPLQPGDVPGQQVIEEQKRRLAELKQKAAAEAQSQWEALHGQPPFPTSYPPLMHHSILHHHHAHSVGPRAEEQDHAYDTLSLESSDSMETSISTGNNSACSPDNMSSASGMDTGKIEEMEKMLKEAHAEKSRLMESREREMELRRQALEDERRRREQLERRLQDETTRRQKLVEKEVKLREKHFSQARPLTRYLPIRKEDFDLRLHIESSGHSVDTCYHVILTEKMCKGYLVKMGGKIKSWKKRWFVFDRMKRTVSYYVDKHETKLKGVIYFQAIEEVYYDHLRSAAKSPNPALTFCVKTHDRLYYVVAPSAEAMRIWMDVIVTGAEGYTQFMS, from the exons GTTGCACCATCTGCCTGGGCCAGGCGACCTTCCTGCGCTTCAACCATCCTGCTGAAGCCAAGTGGATGAAGAGCATGATCCCAGCAGGGggcaggagccctgcagccGTCTACGGACTGCCAGCAA agcccGAGGCCCTGGTGAACGGCAGCCGCCAGCTGCCCCTGCACGAGCTAGCGGTGGGGGAGcgtgcccagcccagccacagTTCCCTGGTGAGCTCCATTGAGAAGGACCTGCAGGAAATCATGGACTcgctggtgctggaggagccAGCGTCCCCTGGCAAGAAGCCGTCTCCCCCCGGCCATTCCCCACTGTGCTCCGTGGTGAATGGGGGTGGGCGCTGCCTCCTGTCCCCCCCACTGAGCCCCGGCGCCACCTCGGGGGGCTCCAGCTATGAGAACGCCTCGCCGCCGTTCTCGCCACTCTCCTCGCCCACCAGCAGCGGTGGCTACGCCAGCCATTcacccagcagccaggagcaggggccGGCCATGCCCCCTGTTGTGCCGCTCCGCTCCTCCAGCTACAACCACACCGTGCAGCCCCCCCTGAAGCGCCTGCCGGCACTGCCCTATGGGGGCCACAGCGAGACGCGGCCGGCAGAGAGCCCTCATGCTTGGCAGGCCATCCCAGacagccccacggcccccaTCTCCATCGGCCTTGGGGAGCACAGGGCAGGCAGCCCCCGCACTCAGCCGTCTGGGAGCCCCCGGCTGGCCCCCAGGACCCTGGGCTCCTTGGTGCCGCGGGCAcgggcagccctgcaggagcggccccccagccccttcagGGAGCCGAGggaccccccagcccccagccctgcccggcagcctgcagccagggTTCTCCCAGATGCTGCAGGGCCATTacacagcagccagagcagccgtgggctgcagccccccgaCAGCCCGCGGGCAGCCCGGAGGACTGTGGAGAGCATGCGGGAGCTGCCTCCGCTGAGCCCCTCCTTGTCGCgcagggctgccagcccccgggcagccccggaTGCCCCATCCCCACAGCCCCGGCTGGGCAGAGAGGTTCCTGGCAGCCCCCGCACCAGGCGCAAGGGCCATGACGAGCTGAGCCCcgcagcagggaggagcagcagggctgggagcccctCATCTCCGCTGTTGGCAGAGCCAGCTCCGCGCCGCCCCAGCTTTGGCTCCTGCCTGAGCCCTGCATACAGCCTGGGCTCCCTGGCCATGCCCTcgccccagcagagcccccgcACCCAGCGTAAGCTATCGGGGGACATGCGGCTGCCAGCGGGTGTGCGGGAACGCAAGAACAGCATCACTGAGATCAGCGACAATGAGGACGACCTGCTGGAGTACCACCGGCGGCAGCGTGAGGAGCGGATGCGAGAGCAGGAGATGGAGCGCCTG GAGCGGCAGCGCCTGGAGACTATCCTGAATCTCTGTGCCGAGTACACCAAGACGGATGGCGTGGAGCTGAGCGAtgtgccccagctcctggctggggaTGTGGATGCTGGCCGGCAGGCACCCAGGGGCACTGGCACcgcagggctgggctgtgccccAGAGGAGCTGGGTGTGCTGCGGCAGAGGGAGAGCCTGGAGAGGTCGGATGAGGAGAACCTGAAAGAAGAGTGTAGCAGCACTGAGAGCACCCACCACGAG CATGAGGAGCTGGTGGGCCCCCGGGCCAAGGAGGCACACCGGCTGGAGGAGGAGCGAGCCTGCGTGCTCAGTCGCCTGGATGAGCTGAAAGGCCATGTCAAGGACCTTGAGCAACAGCTGCAGGAGATGTTGCGAGAG GCGGAGATGGAGcgggctctgctgcagggcGAGCGGGAGTCAGAGGCAGTgcggctgcagcaggagcaggaggtggtgcAGCAACTGCAGGAGAAGCTCTCCAGCCTGGACGCCAGCATCCAGAAGGAGCGGGACAAG GAAAGGGCAAAGGTTGATGCTGAAAGGAAGGAGCTAGAGAAACTCCGGGCGCTTTACAATGAGTCGAAGAGCCACCTTGATAACTGCCCTGAGTCTATGCGGGAGCAGTTGCGGGAGCAGATGCGAAGG GAAGCGGAAGCCCTGGAGACGGAGACCAAGCTGTTTGAGGACCTGGAGTTCCAACAGCTGGAGAGGGAGAGCCGGCTCGAGGAGGAGCGTGAGACAcggagccagcagctcctgcagagcagggctgagtACCATCGCAGCATTGCCCAAAGGAAG GACCGGGTGGCTGCCCTGGATGCTCAGGCTGCCCAGATCCATCTGCAGAGTGCCCAGGAGGCTGAACGCCTGGCCAAGGAGAGGATCAacatcctgcagctcctgcagaag GAGAAGGAGAAGCTTGTTTCTCTGGAGAGGCGATACCAGCTCGTCACAGGTGGCAGGAGCTTCCCCAAGATGTCATCAGCACTCAAAGAG GAAACCCTCCATATCTCAGAGCCTTATGAGCTGTTAGAGGGAACTAAGCCCCTGAGCcccctgccaggagcagctgcctCCTTAGCTTCTCCTTCTGCCCAATCCTACCCCAAGACACAAGAG GAGTACATGAGGCTGTCTGACGTTTTCAGGTTCTACAGCAATGCATATGGCTCCAGCCTGGACACTAAAGctactgctgctgcccctgctgctgctcagcgcTCTTTCTTGCTTGCTGTACCCTCTGCAGCCAACGAG GTCTATCGTGCCAAAATGGAGGGTGACAGTGGTGCGCTGCCCCCTCGGATGAAGAGCAGCACCCCGTCATGCTCGCAGCTCAATATCTCCATGCTGGGGCGCAGCCCCTCACCCAAG GCCCCTCTGCACACCCAGAGCCATGCAGGCAGCTTGCCACGCAACCTGGCGGCCACGCTGCAGGACATCGAGACCAAGCGCcagctggccctgcagcagAAGG CCGACCCACTCTCAGCAGAGCCCTTGCAGCCAGGCGATGTACCAG GTCAGCAGGTGATCGAGGAGCAGAAGCGGCGCCTGGCAgagctgaagcagaaagcagcagctgaggctcAGTCACAGTGGGAAGCCCTGCACGGGCAaccccccttccccacctcctaCCCCCCCCTCATGCATCACTCCATCCTCCATCACCACCATGCCCACAGCGTGGGGCCCCGGGCTGAGGAGCAGGACCACGCGTATGACACCCTCAGCCTGGAGAGCTCGGACAGCATGGAGACCAGCATCTCCACAGGCAACAACTCGGCCTGCTCACCTGATAACATGTCCAG CGCGAGTGGGATGGACACAGGAAAGATCGAGGAGATGGAGAAGATGCTGAAGGAGGCGCACGCTGAGAAGTCGCGGCTCATGGAGTCCCGG gAACGGGAGATGGAGCTGCGGCGGCAGGCGCTGGAGGATGAGCGCCGGCGCCGGGAGCAGCTGGAGCGCCGGCTGCAGGACGAGACCACGCGCCGGCAGAAGCTAGTGGAGAAGGAGGTCAAGCTGCGGGAGAAGCACTTCTCACAG GCTCGGCCCCTGACACGGTACCTCCCCATCCGCAAGGAGGATTTTGACCTGCGGCTGCACATCGAGTCCTCAGGACACAGCGTGGACACCTGCTACCACGTCATCCTGACAGAGAAGATGTGCAAGGGCTACCTGGTTAAGATGGGGGGCAAGATAAAGTCTTGGAAGAAACGCTGGTTTGTCTTTGACCGCATGAAGCGCACGGTCTCCTACTACGTGG ATAAACATGAGACAAAGCTGAAGGGCGTCATCTACTTTCAAGCCATTGAAGAGGTTTACTACGACCACCTCCGCAGCGCTGCTAAG AGCCCCAACCCAGCGCTGACGTTCTGCGTGAAGACCCACGACCGCCTGTACTACGTGGTGGCCCCATCGGCCGAGGCCATGCGCATCTGGATGGATGTCATCGTGACGGGGGCCGAGGGCTACACGCAGTTCATGAGCTGA